One window of Stenotrophomonas indicatrix genomic DNA carries:
- the pilG gene encoding twitching motility response regulator PilG has product MTENTTAGGELAGLRVMVIDDSKTIRRTAETLLKREGCEVVTATDGFEALAKIADQQPQIIFVDIMMPRLDGYQTCALIKGNQLFKATPVIMLSSKDGLFDKARGRIVGSEQYLTKPFTREELLGAIRTYVNA; this is encoded by the coding sequence ATGACTGAAAACACGACTGCGGGCGGGGAGCTCGCAGGACTCCGAGTGATGGTCATCGATGACTCGAAGACCATCCGCAGGACTGCGGAAACACTACTGAAGCGCGAAGGCTGCGAAGTAGTGACCGCAACGGACGGTTTCGAGGCCTTGGCCAAGATCGCCGACCAGCAGCCGCAGATCATCTTCGTCGACATCATGATGCCGCGCCTGGATGGCTACCAGACCTGCGCACTGATCAAGGGCAACCAGCTGTTCAAGGCGACCCCGGTGATCATGCTGTCGTCCAAGGATGGTCTGTTCGACAAGGCGCGGGGGCGCATCGTCGGCTCGGAGCAATACCTGACCAAGCCATTCACGCGCGAAGAACTGCTGGGTGCCATCCGCACGTACGTCAACGCCTGA
- the gshB gene encoding glutathione synthase: protein MPLNVIVVMDPIAHIKIAKDTTFAMLLEAQRRGHALHYVRPGGLALEGGVAVAWTAPLQVRDDPAGWYELGAFSRTEFGPGQIVLMRKDPPVDAEYVYDTQVLDVAAAAGACVVNNPQGLRDYNEKLAALLFPQCCPPTLVSRDAKALKAFALEHGQAVLKPLDGMGGRSIFRSGQGDPNLNVILETLTDGGRKLALAQKFIPDITAGDKRILLVDGEPVDYCLARIPQGDEFRGNLAAGGRGEGRPLSERDRWIAAQVGPEMKRRGMRFVGLDVIGDFLTEVNVTSPTCVRELDAQYGLNIAGTLFDAIEADLH from the coding sequence ATGCCGTTGAACGTCATCGTGGTGATGGATCCCATCGCCCACATCAAGATCGCCAAGGACACCACGTTCGCCATGCTGCTGGAAGCCCAGCGCCGCGGCCACGCCCTGCACTACGTGCGCCCGGGTGGGCTGGCGCTGGAAGGCGGGGTGGCCGTGGCCTGGACCGCCCCCCTGCAGGTGCGCGACGACCCGGCCGGCTGGTACGAGCTGGGCGCATTCAGCCGGACTGAGTTCGGTCCCGGCCAGATCGTGCTGATGCGCAAGGATCCGCCGGTCGACGCCGAATACGTCTACGACACCCAGGTGCTGGATGTCGCCGCCGCCGCCGGTGCCTGCGTGGTCAACAACCCGCAGGGCCTGCGCGACTACAACGAGAAGCTGGCCGCGCTGCTGTTCCCGCAGTGCTGCCCGCCGACCCTGGTCAGCCGCGATGCCAAGGCGCTGAAGGCCTTCGCGCTGGAACACGGCCAGGCCGTGCTGAAGCCGCTGGATGGCATGGGCGGACGCTCGATCTTCCGCAGCGGCCAGGGCGACCCCAACCTGAACGTGATCCTGGAAACGCTGACCGACGGCGGCCGCAAGCTGGCCCTGGCGCAGAAGTTCATCCCCGACATCACCGCCGGCGACAAGCGCATCCTGCTGGTCGACGGCGAGCCGGTCGACTACTGCCTGGCGCGCATTCCGCAGGGCGATGAGTTCCGCGGCAACCTGGCCGCCGGTGGCCGTGGCGAAGGCCGTCCGCTGAGCGAACGCGACCGCTGGATCGCCGCCCAGGTCGGCCCGGAGATGAAGCGTCGTGGCATGCGTTTCGTCGGCCTGGACGTCATCGGTGACTTCCTGACCGAGGTCAACGTGACCAGCCCGACCTGCGTGCGTGAACTGGACGCGCAGTACGGCCTGAACATCGCCGGCACCCTGTTCGACGCGATCGAGGCCGATCTGCACTGA